From the genome of Geoglobus ahangari, one region includes:
- a CDS encoding DMT family transporter: protein MGDRLKWVVLFFTILFWGLAFTAIKYAVQSLTPYELAFLRFLVADTLFIATIVHSRYRIERSDLLKVTFIGVFGVAIYHVSLNAGEMFIPSGVASLIIAMSPVFVLIFSAMFLDERITLAKVAGIVIALLGVYVLSHPESGGDLTGILLVLIATLSAGIYTVGGKVLMRKYDPLVLTSYVMVLGSVPLIPFAITSFHSVLRADLLTVLSVVFPTYFSYQGWYYFLNREEASKASVFLQAIPVVSILAGYFLLGEEITYLTVIGGAMVMAGIIIVVRSKS, encoded by the coding sequence ATGGGTGACAGGCTGAAGTGGGTCGTGCTCTTCTTCACGATCCTTTTCTGGGGGCTTGCCTTCACGGCAATAAAGTACGCTGTTCAGAGCCTCACACCCTACGAGCTCGCCTTCCTGAGGTTCCTCGTGGCCGATACACTGTTCATCGCGACAATAGTCCACAGCAGGTATAGGATCGAGAGGAGCGATCTCCTGAAGGTCACATTTATAGGTGTGTTCGGGGTTGCGATCTACCACGTCTCGCTAAATGCTGGGGAGATGTTCATCCCATCGGGCGTGGCGAGCCTCATAATTGCCATGTCCCCCGTCTTTGTCCTGATATTCTCCGCGATGTTCCTTGACGAGAGGATAACGCTCGCCAAGGTTGCTGGAATAGTGATAGCCCTGCTTGGCGTTTACGTTCTCTCACACCCCGAGAGTGGGGGTGATTTGACGGGAATCCTCCTCGTCCTCATCGCCACGCTTTCTGCAGGAATATACACGGTTGGCGGGAAGGTTCTGATGAGGAAGTACGACCCTCTGGTTCTAACGTCATATGTGATGGTTCTCGGCTCTGTGCCGCTCATTCCCTTCGCGATCACGTCCTTTCACAGCGTTCTCAGGGCAGATCTGCTGACTGTTCTGTCTGTGGTCTTCCCGACCTACTTCTCGTATCAGGGCTGGTACTACTTCCTGAACAGGGAGGAGGCTTCCAAAGCGTCCGTGTTCCTGCAGGCCATACCCGTGGTCTCGATTCTCGCCGGATACTTCCTGCTCGGGGAGGAGATAACATATCTAACGGTCATCGGCGGTGCGATGGTGATGGCCGGAATCATCATCGTGGTCAGGAGCAAGAGTTAA
- the priS gene encoding DNA primase catalytic subunit PriS: MDTITKSFLRQKFSEYYARAEIPLPRGFAEREWAFVSVDSLPDFVMNRHMAFESDIEFRGYVIKNPPLHAYYSSAYYENPGAERMDDKGWKGADLIFDIDADHLPKGGLEGAKRQIIRLYDLLEEDFGVEDMTIVFSGGRGYHIHVHDEEFRQMGSGERREIVDYLMLEGVEFSETLPQTSQHLRVGRCMARIIERAIEKGKVMEVLGVRKSTAERLETVFPANREKIYGGDFRQLPKPVRGKLPALFRRCVEHLRIHVDPPVTADVKRLIRLPGSLHGKTSLRVTPLSRDEVEGFDPFEDAVAFGDEGVRVRVKTGVRFRLMGEEFRLSRGKHTLPEFAALYLICRNVALYGW, translated from the coding sequence GTGGACACGATCACCAAGTCGTTCCTCCGCCAGAAGTTCTCGGAGTACTACGCGAGGGCAGAAATTCCCCTTCCAAGGGGTTTCGCCGAGAGGGAGTGGGCATTCGTGAGCGTTGACTCCCTTCCGGATTTCGTCATGAACAGGCACATGGCGTTTGAGAGCGACATAGAGTTTAGAGGCTATGTGATCAAAAACCCTCCCCTGCACGCCTACTACTCCTCCGCCTACTACGAGAACCCCGGGGCGGAGAGGATGGACGACAAGGGGTGGAAGGGGGCAGATTTAATCTTCGACATTGACGCAGACCACCTCCCAAAGGGAGGTCTGGAGGGAGCAAAGAGGCAGATCATCAGGCTCTACGACCTGCTCGAGGAGGACTTTGGCGTTGAGGACATGACGATCGTCTTTTCGGGAGGCAGGGGATATCACATACACGTTCACGACGAGGAGTTCCGGCAGATGGGCAGCGGTGAGAGGAGGGAGATCGTCGACTACCTGATGCTCGAGGGCGTTGAGTTCAGCGAGACTCTCCCCCAGACTTCCCAGCACCTGAGGGTTGGAAGGTGCATGGCGAGGATAATCGAGAGGGCGATAGAGAAAGGAAAGGTGATGGAGGTTCTGGGAGTGAGAAAGAGCACAGCAGAGAGACTTGAAACGGTTTTCCCAGCAAACAGGGAGAAAATCTACGGCGGGGACTTCAGACAGCTGCCCAAGCCCGTGAGGGGAAAGCTTCCAGCCCTCTTCAGGAGGTGCGTGGAACACCTCAGGATACACGTTGATCCACCTGTCACGGCGGATGTGAAGAGGCTGATAAGGCTTCCCGGATCCCTGCACGGGAAGACGTCCCTCAGGGTCACGCCCCTAAGCAGGGACGAGGTTGAGGGCTTTGATCCATTTGAAGATGCGGTGGCGTTTGGGGATGAGGGGGTGAGGGTAAGGGTTAAAACCGGAGTGAGGTTCAGGTTAATGGGGGAGGAGTTCAGGCTGAGCAGAGGGAAGCACACCCTGCCGGAGTTTGCGGCCCTCTACCTGATATGCAGGAACGTCGCTCTGTACGGGTGGTGA
- a CDS encoding 50S ribosomal protein L44e, whose amino-acid sequence MKYPKKVRTYCKYCNRHTVHEVEKVSKGKQSSLRWINRQKKRRGKVGNLGKFSKVPGGDKPTKRVNIRWRCTECGKAEHRPTWRAKRFDLVG is encoded by the coding sequence ATGAAGTACCCAAAAAAGGTCAGGACGTATTGCAAGTACTGTAACAGGCATACCGTTCACGAGGTGGAGAAGGTAAGCAAGGGTAAGCAGAGCTCTCTCAGGTGGATCAACAGGCAGAAGAAGAGGAGGGGCAAGGTCGGCAACCTCGGCAAGTTCAGCAAGGTTCCCGGAGGGGATAAGCCCACAAAGAGGGTGAACATAAGGTGGAGGTGCACCGAGTGCGGTAAGGCCGAGCACCGCCCCACTTGGAGGGCCAAGAGGTTCGACCTTGTGGGGTGA
- a CDS encoding 30S ribosomal protein S27e, whose translation MSRFLKVKCPDCENEQVVFDHASTHVKCLVCGRTLVEPTGGKARLKAEVLQALE comes from the coding sequence ATGAGCAGGTTCCTGAAGGTTAAGTGTCCGGACTGCGAGAACGAGCAGGTGGTTTTTGACCACGCCTCCACCCACGTGAAGTGTCTCGTCTGCGGGAGAACCCTTGTTGAGCCGACAGGCGGAAAAGCCCGGCTGAAGGCCGAGGTGCTTCAGGCGCTTGAGTGA
- a CDS encoding N-glycosylase/DNA lyase, translated as MSDSIFSLISRIRSLEGEIGEIVDRRVSEFLEFNSKSDKEWFSELCFCILTANSSAELGIKIQSSVGEGFLTLPRNRLEEELRKAGHRFWRKRAEFIINARKYANIKEIVLERIEVGGVFGAREWLVRDVKGLGYKEASHFLRNVGYLDVAILDRHILALMAQHGMIEVPRTMTRRRYLEIEQKFLELSEMAGMKPGVLDLYMWYMKTGRVLK; from the coding sequence TTGAGTGATTCAATTTTTTCTCTCATTTCCAGAATCAGATCCCTTGAGGGGGAAATAGGGGAGATTGTAGACCGAAGGGTTTCGGAGTTTCTCGAGTTCAACAGCAAGAGCGACAAGGAGTGGTTCAGCGAGCTCTGCTTCTGCATTTTAACGGCCAACAGCTCAGCCGAGCTTGGAATAAAGATTCAGAGCTCTGTTGGCGAGGGATTCCTGACCCTGCCGAGGAACAGGCTTGAGGAGGAGCTGAGAAAGGCCGGACACAGGTTCTGGAGGAAGAGGGCCGAGTTCATAATTAATGCAAGGAAGTACGCGAACATAAAGGAGATCGTGCTTGAGAGGATTGAGGTTGGCGGAGTCTTCGGGGCGAGGGAGTGGCTCGTCAGGGACGTGAAGGGGCTGGGATACAAGGAGGCAAGCCACTTCCTCAGGAACGTCGGGTATCTGGACGTTGCGATACTGGACAGGCACATACTCGCGCTCATGGCCCAGCACGGGATGATCGAGGTTCCCAGAACCATGACGAGGAGGAGGTACCTCGAGATCGAGCAGAAGTTCCTCGAGCTCTCGGAAATGGCAGGCATGAAGCCGGGCGTTCTCGATCTTTACATGTGGTACATGAAGACCGGCAGGGTGCTGAAGTGA
- a CDS encoding hydantoinase/oxoprolinase family protein, whose protein sequence is MIVGIDVGGTNTDVAYIDEDGNLQTFKYPNEYGITRILSDVEERVDLRRSRLVISTSLPLNILTSQFDRVKVLSLVFPGPGLNYENYGVVLKGYVNHRGDVVEDIDPAEVEMALKSGEFDAVAISGKFSVRNPELEHRALEVVRRYVGEESVALSHHVGHINFPLRINTTIINAKISREVWELTNSIRRFTEDFFYYKGDGGIIPWRVAMRNPSELYNSSPASVAYGARYLTGEENAIIVDIGGTTTDILLLRNGAPEVEEKVRIQGMKTHVRCVRSVSIPFGGDSLYSGELKPYRLDKPLAFGGKYATLTDLLNVVGEEIGDHRRSRDALNESAAEREVEAYTDRVAEVVSGVDSDLIIGTGYLARYLIPKIAEKSGKRYVIPMHHESANAVGVAVSRVSLTLYARFDTERRVAIFNGELDSEQIERISGHPDDEELISMAVERARELAVEYGAHERDVRDVDVVYFNSFSIVRGGIKRGKIADVVVQIRPGLCCDAV, encoded by the coding sequence ATGATCGTTGGCATCGACGTCGGCGGCACCAACACTGACGTGGCCTACATAGACGAGGACGGCAACCTCCAGACGTTCAAGTACCCCAACGAGTATGGAATAACCCGCATACTGAGCGATGTTGAGGAGAGGGTTGACCTCAGGAGATCGAGGCTTGTTATAAGCACCTCCCTACCCCTCAACATCCTCACGAGTCAGTTTGACAGGGTGAAGGTTCTGTCCCTCGTTTTCCCCGGCCCGGGGCTCAACTACGAGAATTACGGGGTGGTTTTGAAGGGCTACGTGAACCACAGGGGCGATGTTGTCGAGGACATAGACCCTGCAGAGGTTGAGATGGCTTTGAAGAGCGGGGAGTTTGATGCTGTTGCAATCTCTGGCAAGTTCTCGGTCAGGAATCCGGAGCTCGAGCACAGGGCGCTTGAGGTTGTGAGGAGGTATGTTGGCGAGGAGAGCGTGGCTCTGAGCCACCACGTCGGGCACATAAACTTTCCCCTCAGGATAAACACGACGATAATCAACGCCAAGATCTCAAGGGAGGTCTGGGAGCTGACAAACAGCATCAGGAGGTTCACCGAGGACTTCTTCTACTACAAGGGGGACGGTGGCATAATCCCGTGGAGGGTTGCCATGAGGAATCCCTCCGAGCTGTACAACTCAAGTCCAGCGTCGGTCGCATACGGGGCGAGGTACCTGACGGGAGAGGAGAACGCCATCATCGTGGACATAGGCGGAACCACGACCGACATCCTACTTCTCAGGAACGGAGCACCAGAGGTTGAGGAGAAGGTCAGGATACAGGGCATGAAGACCCACGTGAGGTGTGTGAGGAGCGTTTCGATCCCTTTTGGCGGGGACAGCCTCTACAGCGGGGAGCTGAAGCCCTACAGGCTCGACAAGCCACTGGCGTTTGGTGGGAAATACGCGACGCTCACAGACCTGCTGAACGTTGTGGGTGAGGAGATCGGAGATCACAGGAGGTCGAGAGATGCTCTGAACGAGAGTGCTGCGGAGAGGGAGGTTGAGGCATACACTGACAGGGTCGCTGAGGTCGTGTCGGGTGTTGATTCGGATCTCATAATAGGCACAGGTTATCTCGCGAGGTACCTGATTCCCAAGATTGCTGAGAAGTCCGGAAAGAGGTATGTTATTCCAATGCACCACGAGTCAGCGAACGCTGTGGGGGTTGCGGTGTCGAGGGTCAGCCTCACGCTCTACGCGAGGTTTGACACCGAGAGGAGGGTGGCCATATTCAACGGAGAGCTCGATTCTGAGCAGATCGAGAGAATCTCCGGCCATCCAGATGACGAGGAGCTGATATCGATGGCGGTTGAAAGGGCGAGGGAGCTTGCTGTTGAGTATGGCGCCCACGAGAGGGATGTGAGGGATGTTGACGTGGTCTACTTCAACTCCTTCTCAATAGTGAGGGGGGGCATAAAGAGGGGCAAGATCGCCGATGTTGTGGTGCAGATAAGGCCGGGGCTGTGTTGTGATGCGGTATGA
- a CDS encoding histone deacetylase family protein: protein MRTGIVYHRKYLEHEQSPTHPERRERLAYTLDQLMEEGIFDMDNIVMLEPFEASLEDVLEVHTPEYVEFLRRESEKGGFIDFDTNIPIGLFDVAMLAAGGAIRAAKAVADGEVDNAFAMIRPPGHHAKPYTGAGFCYLNNMAIMVRWLQKNGFERVAILDWDAHHGDGTQEIFYEDDSALFISTHQMPLYPGTGYPYEVGRGKGEGYTINIPLPPGTSDEGYMYVLDNVIEPVVREFEPDFIAISAGQDNHFTDPITGLALTARGYGEIMKRAVGLAEELCDGRLVAVLEGGYSVEQALPYTNLAIISAMAGLDISHIREPEEYLAELKWRKKSYAMQKVRDNVMEVRKIHSKYWDSLRLDL from the coding sequence ATGAGGACAGGTATAGTCTATCACCGAAAGTATCTGGAGCATGAGCAGAGCCCAACTCATCCTGAGAGGAGGGAGAGGCTCGCCTACACCCTCGACCAGCTAATGGAGGAGGGAATTTTCGACATGGACAACATTGTGATGCTCGAGCCATTCGAGGCGAGCCTTGAGGACGTGCTCGAGGTTCACACTCCTGAATATGTTGAGTTTTTGAGAAGGGAAAGCGAGAAGGGAGGGTTCATAGACTTCGACACAAACATCCCCATCGGGCTGTTTGACGTGGCTATGCTTGCGGCCGGTGGGGCAATAAGGGCGGCCAAGGCGGTTGCTGATGGCGAGGTGGACAACGCTTTTGCGATGATCAGGCCTCCGGGACACCACGCGAAGCCCTATACTGGAGCGGGCTTCTGCTACCTGAACAATATGGCGATAATGGTCAGGTGGCTCCAGAAAAACGGATTTGAGAGGGTGGCGATCCTCGACTGGGACGCCCACCACGGCGACGGAACTCAGGAGATATTCTACGAGGACGACTCGGCGCTCTTCATCTCAACACACCAGATGCCCCTCTACCCCGGGACGGGCTACCCCTACGAGGTCGGGAGGGGGAAGGGGGAAGGATATACGATCAACATCCCCCTGCCGCCGGGAACTTCGGATGAGGGCTACATGTACGTGCTGGACAATGTGATTGAGCCCGTGGTGAGAGAATTCGAGCCCGACTTCATCGCCATCTCTGCAGGTCAGGACAACCACTTCACCGACCCGATAACCGGGCTTGCCCTGACTGCGAGGGGATATGGAGAGATAATGAAGAGGGCTGTTGGCCTGGCCGAGGAGCTGTGTGATGGCAGGCTGGTGGCGGTTCTGGAGGGAGGGTACAGCGTTGAGCAGGCCCTGCCTTACACGAACCTCGCCATAATCTCCGCGATGGCAGGACTTGACATCTCTCACATCAGGGAGCCCGAGGAGTATCTGGCCGAGCTGAAGTGGAGGAAGAAGAGCTACGCGATGCAGAAGGTCAGGGACAATGTGATGGAGGTCAGAAAGATACACTCCAAGTACTGGGACTCCCTCAGGCTCGACCTCTGA
- a CDS encoding 4Fe-4S binding protein, with protein MTVSFRAENCVGCGLCEITCPKSAINVYKIESGYHAEIEGCIDCGVCTVYCQYGALHLDSSPYQKILDRMHYSKVEVEGCVYCGICAENCPRDAIDVEKRLEKEKVRNGFIRIGEGCIQCRNCVIFCPTDAVRLIRGKPVIDESKCIYCQICQASCPKDVIEIHCDSCKLSMEYAISGDIQISDSCSLCLTCEKVCQFDAIHVNRLFEGEQRFIAERCLGEECSICMNICPNSAIGYEYGEGKVVVFSDACNYCGKCEKYCPGDAIEIVRHVSDRYTEIHLPEKRRDYHEIRALVSVDDSCIGCHFCEAVCKIAKDAEMSAIRGEVELEGCTTCGLCESVCPMGSIKIVERY; from the coding sequence ATGACAGTCTCGTTTAGGGCCGAGAACTGCGTCGGATGCGGATTATGTGAGATAACGTGCCCCAAATCGGCAATTAACGTTTACAAAATCGAGTCAGGCTATCATGCGGAGATAGAAGGGTGTATTGACTGTGGAGTTTGCACCGTTTACTGCCAGTATGGTGCCCTCCACCTCGACTCCTCCCCCTACCAGAAGATACTCGACAGGATGCACTACTCGAAGGTCGAGGTCGAGGGGTGCGTTTACTGCGGCATATGTGCGGAAAACTGTCCGAGGGATGCCATAGACGTTGAGAAGAGGCTTGAGAAGGAGAAGGTCAGGAACGGCTTTATCAGAATTGGAGAGGGTTGCATCCAGTGCAGGAACTGTGTCATCTTCTGCCCCACCGATGCCGTCAGGCTCATTAGAGGAAAGCCGGTCATAGACGAGTCGAAGTGCATATACTGCCAGATATGTCAGGCATCCTGTCCGAAAGACGTGATAGAAATACACTGCGACTCCTGCAAGCTCAGCATGGAGTACGCGATAAGCGGGGACATCCAGATCTCGGACTCGTGCTCCCTCTGCCTGACGTGTGAGAAGGTCTGCCAGTTCGACGCCATTCATGTCAACAGGCTCTTCGAGGGGGAGCAGAGGTTTATTGCAGAGAGGTGCCTTGGGGAGGAGTGCAGCATCTGCATGAACATCTGCCCCAACTCGGCGATAGGCTACGAGTACGGTGAGGGGAAGGTTGTCGTCTTCAGCGATGCCTGCAACTACTGCGGGAAGTGCGAGAAGTACTGCCCCGGAGACGCGATAGAGATCGTCAGACACGTCTCAGATCGCTACACCGAGATACACCTGCCAGAGAAGAGGAGGGACTACCACGAGATCAGGGCTCTGGTCAGCGTTGACGACTCGTGCATAGGCTGCCACTTCTGCGAGGCGGTCTGCAAGATAGCCAAGGACGCGGAGATGTCCGCGATACGGGGTGAGGTCGAGCTCGAGGGGTGCACAACCTGCGGCCTCTGTGAGAGCGTCTGCCCGATGGGCTCGATAAAGATCGTGGAGAGATACTGA
- a CDS encoding MoaD family protein, which yields MVVIELFATLRERYGKRAEVDARTLEEAVRKACEVFGEEFYREVYEEDGTLRDDRIILINGRNVKDMEKIPELREGDRIAIFPPIAGG from the coding sequence ATGGTGGTAATCGAGCTCTTCGCAACCCTCAGGGAGAGGTACGGAAAGAGGGCTGAGGTTGACGCGAGAACGCTCGAAGAGGCCGTGAGAAAGGCCTGTGAGGTGTTCGGGGAGGAGTTCTACCGCGAGGTCTACGAGGAGGACGGCACCCTGAGGGACGACAGGATCATCCTGATCAACGGAAGAAATGTGAAGGACATGGAGAAAATCCCCGAGCTCAGAGAAGGGGACAGGATTGCGATATTCCCCCCGATTGCCGGCGGTTAG
- a CDS encoding ATP/GTP-binding protein, translated as MEDKVFVFTIGTAGSGKSYFTSSFSDYLDFKKIDHAIVNLDPGADFLPYEPDVDVREWITVDDVMEKYNVGPNGAQIVSADLIATKAEDILDELDLYSADYVLVDTPGQMELFTLRSSSEIIIQTFGRQNCVSVFLFDPVISQRASGFTSMVFMYSSAVMRLNIPQIPVLSKADLLPEHDVKRILTWSRDTDALYDDVSKEKGLSRDLFHLLREAGLIRPLIPVSAKTGEGMDDVYDIVQEIYYGGEDLESMRF; from the coding sequence ATGGAGGATAAGGTGTTCGTTTTCACAATCGGAACAGCCGGGAGCGGAAAGTCATACTTCACCTCCTCTTTCTCAGACTACCTTGACTTCAAGAAGATAGACCACGCGATAGTCAACCTCGACCCCGGGGCTGATTTCCTGCCCTACGAGCCGGATGTTGATGTTAGGGAGTGGATAACCGTCGATGACGTGATGGAGAAGTACAACGTGGGCCCCAACGGGGCGCAGATCGTCTCGGCAGACCTCATAGCCACCAAGGCTGAGGACATCTTGGACGAGCTCGACCTCTACAGCGCAGACTACGTGCTCGTCGACACTCCCGGCCAGATGGAGCTGTTCACGCTGAGGAGCAGCAGCGAGATAATAATTCAGACGTTCGGAAGGCAGAACTGCGTTTCCGTGTTCCTTTTCGATCCCGTTATATCCCAGAGGGCCTCGGGCTTCACCTCGATGGTGTTCATGTACTCCTCTGCAGTTATGAGGCTGAACATCCCCCAGATCCCGGTGCTGAGCAAGGCAGATCTGCTGCCAGAGCACGACGTGAAGAGGATACTCACGTGGAGCAGGGACACGGATGCCCTTTACGATGATGTCTCCAAGGAGAAGGGACTCTCGAGGGATCTGTTCCACCTGCTGAGGGAGGCGGGGCTCATAAGGCCCCTCATACCCGTGTCGGCCAAAACCGGAGAGGGTATGGACGATGTCTACGACATAGTTCAGGAGATATACTACGGTGGAGAGGATCTCGAGAGCATGAGGTTCTAA
- a CDS encoding DsrE/DsrF/DrsH-like family protein: MGKLAIVLASGELEKIQAASIIASVASTLGTEVIVFATMDGLMAFKKDVVENKAWKTAGELGKGMIESGAPLFIDTFRQAKEVGNLKMYACGMIMDMLKLKIDDFVDIFDDVVGVSAFLGMVEDAQVLFI, from the coding sequence ATGGGTAAGCTGGCAATAGTTCTGGCAAGCGGAGAGCTTGAGAAGATACAGGCCGCGAGCATAATCGCGAGCGTGGCGTCAACTCTTGGCACGGAAGTAATTGTTTTCGCGACGATGGACGGACTGATGGCCTTCAAGAAGGACGTTGTTGAGAATAAGGCCTGGAAGACCGCTGGAGAGCTCGGCAAGGGAATGATCGAGAGCGGAGCTCCGCTCTTCATCGACACCTTCAGGCAGGCGAAGGAGGTAGGGAACCTGAAGATGTACGCGTGCGGAATGATCATGGACATGCTGAAGCTGAAGATCGACGACTTCGTGGACATCTTCGACGACGTTGTTGGTGTCTCGGCGTTCCTTGGAATGGTCGAGGACGCGCAGGTGCTCTTCATCTAA
- a CDS encoding sulfurtransferase TusA family protein, with protein sequence MEDVKADRVIDARGSYCPGPLMELIKAIKEEDVGKVIEVWSSDESSAKDIPEWVKKAGHELIGVFEADGYWRIVVKKTK encoded by the coding sequence ATGGAGGATGTGAAGGCTGACAGGGTCATAGACGCGAGAGGCAGCTACTGCCCCGGGCCGCTCATGGAGCTCATAAAGGCGATAAAGGAGGAGGACGTCGGCAAGGTCATCGAGGTCTGGTCGAGCGACGAGAGCTCGGCCAAGGACATCCCGGAGTGGGTCAAGAAGGCCGGCCACGAGCTCATTGGCGTGTTCGAGGCTGACGGCTACTGGAGAATCGTGGTAAAGAAGACCAAGTAA
- a CDS encoding NAD(P)/FAD-dependent oxidoreductase codes for MKRIVILGGGVAGTLTANYLVPKIRGEIRDGNVEVTLITDRPYQVYEPGFLYLIFNRLGEAELKRDIRELLDPAVNIVIDRATKIEAENNRVVTENGVYDYDYLVIATGARVVPEEIPGLKEGGHWFYNFEGAVRLREALAKFTGGKVVVSVMGVPHKCPVAPMEVSFILHDFLKRRNLRDKSEILYTYPINKIFTMDPVVEMIQPMFDERGIQYKTFFNPLEVDAKNKKIITLEGEEESYDLLIAIPPHRGAKVVEDSGLGDKGGWVPTDRYTLKVEGYENMYALGDATNLPVSKAGSVAHFQAEVVAENLAAEIEGIEPTAMFNGKAFCFIETGWEEATYIWFDYYTPPQPVMPSKFVHFVKMAYNKAYWLTARGLL; via the coding sequence ATGAAGAGGATAGTAATTCTCGGCGGAGGTGTAGCCGGAACCCTCACGGCGAACTACCTCGTCCCCAAGATCAGGGGAGAAATCAGAGACGGTAATGTTGAGGTTACGCTCATAACTGACAGGCCGTATCAGGTTTACGAGCCCGGTTTTCTGTACCTGATATTCAACAGGCTCGGAGAGGCCGAGCTCAAGAGGGACATCAGGGAGCTGCTCGATCCGGCTGTCAACATAGTGATAGACAGGGCTACAAAAATCGAGGCGGAGAACAACAGGGTCGTGACGGAGAACGGCGTTTACGACTACGACTACCTCGTGATCGCCACCGGAGCGAGGGTTGTGCCTGAAGAGATTCCGGGCCTTAAGGAGGGTGGACACTGGTTCTACAATTTTGAGGGTGCGGTGAGGCTCAGGGAGGCTCTCGCGAAGTTCACCGGAGGAAAGGTGGTCGTGAGCGTCATGGGCGTTCCGCACAAGTGCCCCGTCGCGCCGATGGAGGTTAGCTTCATACTCCACGACTTCCTGAAGAGGAGAAACCTGAGGGACAAGAGCGAGATCCTCTACACCTACCCGATAAACAAGATCTTCACGATGGATCCGGTCGTGGAGATGATCCAGCCGATGTTCGACGAGAGGGGCATACAGTACAAGACGTTCTTCAACCCGCTTGAAGTTGACGCCAAGAACAAGAAGATCATCACGCTCGAGGGTGAGGAGGAGAGCTACGATTTGCTGATAGCCATCCCGCCCCACAGGGGTGCGAAGGTGGTCGAGGACTCCGGTCTTGGAGACAAGGGAGGATGGGTCCCCACAGACAGGTACACGCTGAAGGTTGAGGGCTACGAGAACATGTACGCTCTTGGAGATGCCACGAACCTGCCGGTGAGCAAGGCAGGCAGCGTCGCGCACTTCCAGGCTGAGGTCGTTGCGGAGAACCTCGCAGCCGAGATTGAGGGCATAGAGCCAACTGCGATGTTCAACGGAAAGGCGTTCTGCTTCATAGAGACCGGATGGGAGGAGGCGACGTACATCTGGTTCGACTACTACACACCGCCCCAGCCCGTCATGCCGAGCAAGTTCGTGCACTTCGTCAAGATGGCCTACAACAAGGCGTACTGGCTCACCGCGAGAGGTCTGCTGTGA
- a CDS encoding DUF1641 domain-containing protein, translating to MMEDRTEKLVEKLVENQDAIERLIDKIIMLEKTGAIDTLADLASFVKVAEDTLSDEIIKKNAELVANLGLISAKFTSDNALRLIDAVGDAICRCDKEPEPVGVTGLLKALNDPDVKYALGFLINVAKALGKALRERA from the coding sequence ATGATGGAGGACAGGACGGAAAAGCTGGTTGAGAAGCTTGTGGAGAATCAGGATGCGATTGAGAGGCTCATAGACAAGATAATAATGCTCGAGAAGACCGGAGCGATAGACACGCTCGCGGATCTTGCGTCGTTCGTCAAGGTCGCTGAGGACACGCTGAGCGATGAGATCATCAAGAAGAACGCCGAGCTCGTCGCGAACCTCGGGCTCATCTCCGCGAAGTTCACAAGCGACAACGCCCTCAGGCTGATTGACGCGGTGGGAGATGCGATCTGCAGGTGCGACAAGGAGCCTGAGCCCGTTGGCGTAACCGGGCTTCTCAAAGCTCTGAACGATCCGGACGTCAAGTACGCTCTCGGATTTCTGATAAACGTCGCGAAGGCCCTCGGAAAGGCTCTGAGGGAGAGGGCGTAA
- a CDS encoding NIP7 pre-PUA domain-containing protein, with product MEVRELRKKELKVLRNALRFFGRDNFLRTHVFFVVEGERRELFVCTKDAWELRGLANLRSLGVKVGEIGSRRLRLTLEGASMLAGNRKRVFVGEKGEMLFLYGRDGFASSVLDVDRDVRQNDVVFVVNKYGDVLGLGRARLDGVRMLEAEEERVVVENLIDRGEYLRKEKLYNAY from the coding sequence ATGGAAGTCAGAGAGCTTAGGAAGAAGGAACTGAAGGTGCTCAGAAACGCCCTCAGGTTTTTCGGCCGCGATAATTTTCTGAGGACACACGTCTTCTTTGTGGTTGAAGGCGAGAGAAGGGAGCTGTTTGTGTGCACAAAAGATGCGTGGGAGCTGAGAGGCCTTGCCAACCTCAGGAGCCTCGGGGTGAAGGTTGGAGAGATCGGGAGCAGGAGGCTCAGGCTCACCTTAGAAGGGGCGAGCATGCTCGCTGGAAACAGAAAGCGCGTTTTTGTTGGAGAGAAGGGAGAGATGCTGTTCCTGTACGGCAGGGATGGGTTCGCATCCTCTGTCCTCGATGTTGACAGGGACGTCAGGCAGAACGACGTCGTGTTCGTGGTGAACAAGTATGGAGACGTGCTTGGCCTTGGAAGGGCGAGGCTCGATGGCGTGAGGATGCTTGAGGCAGAGGAGGAGAGGGTTGTGGTAGAGAACCTCATTGACAGGGGCGAGTACCTGAGGAAAGAAAAGCTCTACAACGCCTACTAA